Proteins encoded by one window of Agelaius phoeniceus isolate bAgePho1 chromosome 3, bAgePho1.hap1, whole genome shotgun sequence:
- the KIF3C gene encoding kinesin-like protein KIF3C → MAGKPRSGCEALRVVARCRPMSRREEAAGYERVLELDVKLGQVSIRNPRAAPGELPKTFTFDAVYDASSKQADLYDETVRPLIDSVLQGFNGTVFAYGQTGTGKTYTMQGAWAEPEKRGIIPSAFEHIFTHISRSQNQQYLVRASYLEIYQEEIRDLLAKDQSKKLELKENPETGVYIKDLSSFVTKNVKEIEHVMNLGSQTRSVGSTNMNEHSSRSHAIFLITIECSETGPDGEEHIRVGKLNLVDLAGSERQNKMGAHGERPKEASKINLSLSALGNVISALVDGRSTHIPYRDSKLTRLLQDSLGGNAKTIMVATLGPASHSYDESLSTLRFANRAKNIKNKPRVNEDPKDTLLREFQEEIVRLKAQLEKRGMLGKKRRRSSRRKKAMDGEGTVDNEGEDENEDGLEKTMENYLKEQKERLEEEKAAIQDDHSLVSEEKQKLLQEKEKMIEDLRKEQEATELLAIKYKAMESKLLIGGRTIVDHTNEQQKMLELRRQEIAEQKRREREMQQEMLLRDEETMELRETYTSLQQEVEIKTKKLKKLYAKLQAVKAEIQDQHDEYIRVRQDLEEAQNEQTRELKLKYLIIENFIPPEEKNKIMNRLYFDGDEEQWKFQPLVPAGGSSSQMKRRPTSAVGYKRPISHYARVAMARRSHPRFRAENIMFLELDLSPPAIFEFERSRDPAAEQDPRALHLERLMHLDSLLERPAASRVRKSRSWCQTPRSLPSSTTHVSLASSSAGAAPLPAQE, encoded by the exons atggCCGGTAAGCCCCGCAGCGGCTGCGAGGCGCTCCGGGTGGTGGCCCGGTGCCGGCCCATGAGCCGgcgggaggaggcggcgggATACGAGCGCGTCCTGGAGCTGGACGTGAAGCTGGGCCAGGTGAGCATCCGCAacccccgcgccgcccccgggGAGCTGCCCAAGACCTTCACCTTCGACGCCGTGTACGACGCCAGCTCCAAGCAGGCCGACCTCTACGATGAGACCGTGCGGCCGCTCATCGACTCGGTGCTGCAGGGCTTCAACGGCACCGTCTTCGCCTACGGCCAGACCGGCACCGGCAAGACCTACACCATGCAGGGCGCCTGGGCGGAGCCCGAGAAGCGCGGCATCATCCCCAGCGCCTTCGAGCACATCTTCACCCACATCTCCCGCTCGCAGAACCAGCAGTACCTGGTGAGGGCCTCGTACCTGGAGATCTACCAGGAGGAGATCAGGGACCTCCTCGCCAAGGACCAGAGCAAGAAGCTGGAGCTGAAGGAGAACCCCGAGACCGGGGTGTACATCAAGGACCTCTCGTCCTTCGTGACCAAGAACGTCAAGGAGATCGAGCACGTGATGAACCTGGGCAGCCAGACGCGCTCCGTGGGCAGCACCAACATGAACGAGCACAGCTCGCGCTCCCACGCCATCTTCCTGATCACCATCGAGTGCAGCGAGACGGGCCCGGACGGCGAGGAGCACATCCGCGTGGGCAAGCTCAACCTCGTGGACCTGGCCGGCAGCGAGCGCCAGAACAAAATGGGGGCCCACGGAGAGCGCCCCAAGGAGGCCTCCAAGATCAACCTCTCCCTCTCGGCCCTGGGCAACGTCATCTCGGCGCTGGTGGACGGCCGGAGCACGCACATCCCCTACCGGGACTCCAAGCTCACCCGCCTGCTGCAGGACTCCCTCGGGGGCAACGCCAAGACAATCATGGTGGCCACCTTGGGCCCGGCCTCGCACAGCTACGACGAGAGCCTCTCCACCCTCAGGTTCGCCAACAGGGCCAAGAACATCAAGAACAAGCCCCGGGTGAACGAGGACCCCAAGGACACCTTGCTGCGGGAGTTCCAGGAGGAGATCGTGCGGCTGAAAGCCCAGCTGGAGAAACGCGGGATGCTGGgcaagaagaggaggaggagcagccggAGGAAGAAAGCAATGGACGGAGAGGGCACCGTGGACAATGAAGGGGAGGACGAGAATGAGGATGGCCTGGAGAAGACCATGGAGAATTACTtgaaggagcagaaggagaggctggaagaggagaaagcCGCTATCCAGGATGACCACAGCCTGGTGAGTGAGGagaagcagaagctgctccaggagaaggagaagatgaTAGAGGACCTGCGGAAGGAGCAGGAGGCCACGGAGCTGCTGGCCATCAAGTACAAG gCCATGGAGAGCAAGCTGCTGATCGGGGGCAGGACCATCGTGGACCACACCAACGAGCAGCAGAAGATGCTGGAGCTGAGGCGGCAGGAGATCGCCGAGCAG aAACGCCGGGAGCGGGAGAtgcagcaggagatgctgctgagGGACGAGGAGACCATGGAGCTGCGCGAGACCTACAcgtccctgcagcaggaggtggAGATCAAAACCAAGAAGCTCAAGAAG ctctaTGCCAAGCTGCAGGCGGTGAAGGCTGAGATCCAGGACCAGCACGATGAGTACATCCGCGTGCGCCAGGACCTGGAGGAGGCCCAGAACGAGCAGACGAGGGAGCTGAAGCTCAA gTATTTGATCATCGAGAATTTCATCCCTCCCGAGGAGAAGAACAAGATCATGAACCGCCTGTACTTCGACGGTGATGAGGAGCAGTGGAAATTCCAGCCGCTGGTTCCCGCCGGAGG gagcagctcccagatgAAGCGGCGCCCGACCTCGGCCGTGGGCTACAAGAGGCCCATCAGCCACTACGCCAGggtggccatggccaggagATCCCACCCCCGCTTCCGG GCTGAGAACATCATGTTCCTGGAGCTGGACCTGTCCCCCCCGGCCATCTTCGAGTTTGAGCGCAGCAGGGACCCCGCGGCGGAGCAGGACCCGCGGGCGCTGCACCTGGAGCGCCTGATGCACCTGGACAGCCTCCTGGAGCGGCCGGCGGCCTCCCGTGTGCGCAAATCCCGCTCCTG gtgccagaCGCCGCGGTCGCTGCCCTCCTCCACCACCCACGTGTCCCTGGCCTCCAGCTCCGCGGGTGCCGCCCCTCTGCCGGCCCAGGAGTGA